One window from the genome of Borrelia puertoricensis encodes:
- a CDS encoding chromosome replication/partitioning protein codes for MSKIQKKEIVLNSRKTSINQFERGDDKDDEIEYEGYKNQIRRITVSDIGNKIELMEILYKIRMKKLYQLDGYKKFEDFLEKFVIARSQAFLYLRLYKRVLSGDLKIEEIKQFGFREAYKRIKKFDMDKNISRENPIKPLRFQLKKQESYDFYKKNAKLTAFILDEIFSSKKDLLEEFMKKFKSLKG; via the coding sequence ATGTCTAAAATTCAGAAAAAGGAAATTGTTTTAAACAGCAGAAAAACTAGTATTAATCAATTTGAAAGAGGTGATGATAAAGATGATGAAATAGAATATGAAGGTTATAAAAATCAAATAAGAAGAATTACTGTAAGTGATATAGGCAATAAAATTGAATTAATGGAAATTTTATATAAAATAAGAATGAAGAAACTTTATCAACTTGATGGATACAAGAAGTTTGAAGATTTTCTTGAAAAATTTGTCATAGCAAGAAGTCAAGCATTCTTATATTTGCGGCTTTACAAAAGAGTATTATCAGGTGATTTAAAAATAGAGGAAATTAAGCAATTTGGATTTAGAGAGGCGTATAAAAGAATTAAAAAGTTTGATATGGATAAAAATATTTCAAGAGAAAATCCAATAAAACCATTAAGATTTCAACTAAAAAAACAAGAGAGTTATGATTTTTATAAAAAAAATGCGAAATTGACAGCATTCATTTTAGATGAAATTTTTTCAAGTAAAAAAGATTTACTAGAAGAGTTTATGAAGAAATTTAAAAGTTTAAAAGGTTAG
- the bdr gene encoding Bdr family repetitive protein, with protein MSNLSYKIYRTEDLRKGFLDKGFTEEAVDFILLHNDNSNFEVLREKVNLLK; from the coding sequence ATGAGTAATTTATCATATAAGATATATAGAACAGAAGATTTAAGGAAGGGGTTCTTAGATAAGGGATTTACTGAAGAAGCTGTGGATTTTATTTTACTTCATAATGATAATTCTAATTTTGAAGTTTTAAGGGAAAAGGTAAACTTATTAAAATAA
- a CDS encoding ERF family protein → MTKNKVKNTKTKMRRSVKKLGKQKIKVTDIRVNNQALVTDENQARVNFLKSLYSLRMNLSGVAKNLNGYGYKYQNFNEIIREIKNVIKSNNLDIDFLQCPTFKVVGNNTINVITTTFYSPSSGYSESFDTPIYTEEFSSLGAKNQNTLSQLVGSCITYHKRYALVGYLSIESEVDTDASSLEHIQGANEELASSVNVPLVNSLKRDKTVNTKRVTKGETKQPPVSHKSVTSLDKLPKRIPVKYHYYQNLLQASKRMHSVLDHTPFDSLETIDKFLLQLNNADDSSILEFFETKPELKTIDYWRDLINSYLKRTKSDPEVIEGFSKFLACRESKYGQSPLKLFGYIASDDNFGYLCNN, encoded by the coding sequence ATGACAAAAAATAAAGTTAAAAATACAAAAACCAAAATGCGCAGATCAGTTAAGAAACTGGGTAAACAAAAGATAAAAGTAACAGATATAAGAGTAAATAATCAAGCTTTAGTAACTGATGAGAATCAAGCAAGGGTAAACTTTCTAAAATCTCTATACAGTCTACGTATGAATTTAAGTGGTGTTGCTAAGAATCTTAATGGATATGGGTATAAATATCAAAATTTCAATGAGATAATCAGAGAGATAAAGAATGTTATAAAGAGTAACAATTTAGATATTGATTTCCTGCAATGTCCAACATTTAAAGTTGTGGGAAATAATACAATTAATGTTATTACAACAACATTTTACAGTCCAAGTAGTGGGTATAGCGAGTCATTTGATACTCCAATTTACACAGAAGAATTTTCTTCTCTAGGGGCAAAGAATCAAAATACTTTATCGCAACTTGTAGGTTCATGCATAACATATCATAAAAGATATGCTCTTGTAGGATACCTATCAATAGAGAGTGAAGTTGACACCGATGCTAGTTCATTGGAGCATATTCAAGGAGCTAATGAGGAATTAGCCAGTAGTGTAAATGTTCCACTTGTAAATTCTCTAAAGAGAGATAAAACTGTTAATACTAAAAGAGTAACTAAAGGTGAAACAAAACAGCCACCTGTAAGTCACAAATCTGTAACTAGTCTTGATAAGCTGCCTAAACGTATACCCGTTAAGTATCATTATTACCAAAATTTACTTCAAGCATCTAAAAGAATGCATTCGGTATTAGATCATACACCTTTTGATAGTTTAGAAACAATAGATAAGTTTTTACTGCAATTAAATAATGCTGATGATTCGAGTATACTTGAGTTTTTTGAAACTAAACCAGAGCTTAAGACTATAGATTATTGGAGAGATCTTATAAATAGTTATTTAAAGAGAACAAAGTCTGATCCAGAAGTAATTGAAGGTTTTTCTAAATTTTTAGCCTGCAGAGAGTCAAAATATGGCCAGAGTCCACTCAAATTATTTGGATATATAGCTAGTGATGATAATTTTGGATATCTATGTAATAATTAA
- a CDS encoding BBA14 family lipoprotein: MSKFIKLTLSTLILSCTSIASLTEEPTPPKTHTIKELSVYEAKLSDYVMYLQVFLTRTKKKVNDPKYPKFTYFDASTLKYESTIDNLMFNINLFQEYISITKPIVQMVYRKYSKLQN; this comes from the coding sequence TTGAGCAAATTTATAAAATTGACCCTCTCAACACTTATTCTCTCATGTACATCCATAGCATCACTAACTGAAGAACCAACACCACCTAAAACACACACTATTAAAGAACTTAGTGTCTATGAAGCTAAGTTATCTGATTATGTTATGTACTTACAAGTATTCTTAACTAGAACAAAGAAAAAGGTTAATGACCCAAAGTATCCTAAGTTTACTTATTTTGACGCATCAACACTGAAATATGAGAGTACAATTGATAATTTAATGTTTAACATCAATTTGTTTCAAGAATATATCAGTATAACTAAACCCATTGTCCAAATGGTGTATAGGAAATATTCAAAATTACAAAATTAA
- a CDS encoding BlyB family putative holin accessory protein, translating into MKLSTAKLSVDILNNFTEIIKNNHHGKNTATYINIFTKVVNYFYALYEASIYQMEGREAIKLLSEIEEILRINIEIIENSIDSDELSKYTSQLRAKRNKIMSTYIKMLKEA; encoded by the coding sequence ATGAAATTAAGCACTGCTAAATTAAGTGTTGATATTTTAAATAACTTTACCGAAATTATTAAAAATAATCATCACGGGAAAAATACTGCTACTTACATCAACATTTTTACTAAAGTGGTTAATTATTTTTACGCTCTATATGAGGCTAGCATATACCAAATGGAAGGGAGGGAGGCTATTAAACTACTTTCTGAAATTGAGGAGATACTAAGGATTAACATTGAAATTATAGAAAATTCTATTGACTCTGATGAGCTTTCAAAATACACATCTCAACTTAGAGCTAAACGTAACAAGATAATGAGTACTTACATCAAAATGTTAAAGGAGGCATAA
- a CDS encoding BlyA family holin, which yields MNELDNNLLNFLLQLININEVKLVIIAAFILSLGLIFKPAIKDILTILASKIKTRVKDTDKGEDL from the coding sequence TTGAATGAACTTGATAATAATTTATTAAATTTTTTACTTCAACTAATTAACATCAATGAAGTTAAGTTAGTTATTATTGCTGCATTTATCTTAAGTCTTGGGCTGATTTTCAAGCCAGCAATTAAAGATATACTAACTATTTTAGCTAGTAAGATAAAAACACGTGTTAAAGACACAGATAAAGGAGAAGACTTATGA
- a CDS encoding DUF685 domain-containing protein translates to MSTQAQESVVKHDDTIEIKNLNKVTKLEPTNLLVLDDGFSSCHAITLDNFHKDLHTKIFIDDGDRKNDFKQVIKTLIANELLGDSNFINQVYSQVLTKFLNDDSSSISKTYSKVVEKLNNNESSVMDSIISKVTNKFESNLPEDNLSKSHYLIGLYYSSLKKIPVQEYLTGISNSFSVSSTTTIRATSYNSSDDYYRNTVYMSSLKYGRYVFKLGSTSTSNHEEIIIQTDSSYDDTPIYLIVKVDAISNSTAQSNKEVSIKYSYSSKRTLFRLASVHGGTGFNGNILEGWYMQKNVSGSPLLVKL, encoded by the coding sequence ATGTCAACTCAAGCACAAGAGAGTGTTGTAAAACACGATGATACAATTGAGATTAAAAATCTAAATAAAGTAACCAAACTTGAACCTACTAATCTTTTGGTTCTAGATGATGGGTTTTCTAGTTGTCATGCCATTACTCTTGATAACTTCCATAAAGACTTACATACAAAAATATTTATTGATGATGGCGATCGAAAGAATGATTTCAAACAAGTTATCAAAACACTAATTGCCAATGAATTACTAGGTGACTCCAACTTTATAAACCAAGTTTATAGTCAAGTACTTACCAAATTTTTAAATGATGACTCTAGTAGTATTTCAAAGACATATAGTAAAGTTGTAGAAAAACTTAACAATAATGAATCTAGTGTTATGGACAGTATTATAAGTAAAGTTACAAATAAATTTGAATCTAACTTACCTGAAGATAATTTAAGCAAAAGTCATTACCTTATAGGACTTTACTACTCTAGTTTAAAGAAAATCCCAGTACAAGAATATCTAACTGGTATTAGTAATAGTTTTAGTGTAAGTAGTACTACTACAATAAGAGCAACTAGTTATAATAGTAGTGACGATTATTATAGAAACACTGTGTACATGTCTAGTTTAAAATATGGACGTTATGTTTTTAAACTTGGATCCACATCCACATCTAACCATGAAGAAATTATTATACAAACAGACAGTTCATATGATGATACTCCTATATATTTAATTGTAAAAGTTGATGCAATCTCTAATTCAACTGCTCAATCTAACAAAGAAGTAAGCATAAAATATAGCTATTCTTCAAAACGAACCCTATTTAGGCTTGCAAGTGTACACGGCGGTACAGGTTTTAATGGAAATATTTTAGAGGGTTGGTATATGCAAAAGAATGTGAGTGGCTCTCCTTTACTTGTGAAGCTATAA
- a CDS encoding DUF735 family protein, with amino-acid sequence MVNIPTFLKDTQVEKIINTELVFINKIIKEIKELIANFEDTHASEHLNSRFIAFWLSDILQIIYSTNQTLDTLAKNIDSVLFALRHIGTHESFIKLFKAFLNVDIVPTTLEPGVINIKLKSHIKTNVIVFIVGSTPKATPYKKIIFRTKENGQIFKKAWTMTLLPKGYEHSIYAFIKKLIPIGRVLKIQNHEGKFVREFKG; translated from the coding sequence ATGGTAAATATACCTACATTTCTTAAAGACACCCAAGTTGAAAAAATAATAAATACTGAACTGGTGTTTATAAATAAAATCATAAAAGAAATTAAAGAGCTTATTGCTAATTTTGAAGATACTCATGCTAGCGAGCATTTAAATTCAAGATTCATAGCGTTTTGGTTATCTGATATACTACAAATTATTTACTCAACCAACCAAACACTTGACACACTTGCTAAAAATATTGATAGTGTGCTGTTTGCTCTACGTCATATTGGAACACATGAATCATTTATAAAACTATTTAAGGCTTTTCTTAATGTTGATATTGTGCCTACTACCTTAGAACCTGGTGTTATTAATATCAAACTTAAGAGTCATATTAAAACTAATGTTATCGTATTTATTGTAGGTAGTACTCCAAAAGCCACCCCATATAAAAAAATTATATTCAGGACTAAAGAGAATGGGCAAATCTTTAAAAAAGCTTGGACTATGACCTTGCTTCCTAAAGGATATGAGCATTCAATTTATGCATTTATCAAAAAACTGATTCCCATTGGAAGGGTACTTAAGATACAAAACCATGAGGGTAAGTTCGTCAGAGAATTTAAAGGATAA
- a CDS encoding DUF276 domain-containing protein (DUF276 is restricted to Borreliella and related spirochetes.), whose translation MSILFDPDFGTLKQDIQQIINTKREYLKDMYGITINNDPTSIYNIIASSLAIKEYELIGEVNKLFSLLKPDAPYWREIQKHISIKSTTYDAIKSALLNLNGISNVNIKSTAGKASIYLILDDLMMSEDKSQITNSNLKALIWETLYLTCPVGTVFEGDILIDGINSQNQKIDYKVSIGKRKYAYLKSKYKVNLENHIYLNIDSKIREIYTRIKNNNYTDMGISFEYQDFFAPVNEIKGVHCIDISIAIKDNLEVKITDINTSEFKQNENIQIQANEILDLNFNADRLLIDISS comes from the coding sequence ATGAGTATTCTCTTTGATCCTGACTTTGGAACTTTAAAACAGGATATACAACAAATAATTAATACCAAACGTGAATATTTAAAAGACATGTATGGAATTACAATTAATAATGACCCCACATCAATTTACAATATCATTGCAAGCTCACTTGCAATAAAAGAATATGAACTTATAGGTGAGGTTAACAAATTATTCTCTCTTCTTAAACCAGATGCTCCTTATTGGAGAGAGATACAAAAACATATAAGCATTAAAAGTACTACCTATGATGCTATAAAGAGTGCATTACTAAATCTTAATGGAATTAGTAATGTCAATATTAAAAGCACAGCCGGAAAGGCTAGTATTTACCTAATATTAGATGACTTGATGATGAGTGAAGATAAGAGTCAAATTACAAACTCTAATCTTAAAGCATTAATTTGGGAGACACTTTATCTTACATGTCCTGTTGGTACAGTTTTTGAAGGCGATATTCTCATAGATGGAATTAATAGCCAAAACCAAAAAATTGATTACAAAGTATCAATTGGCAAACGCAAGTACGCATATCTTAAGAGTAAATACAAAGTCAATCTTGAAAATCACATATATTTGAACATTGACTCTAAAATTAGAGAAATTTATACTCGAATTAAAAATAATAACTACACAGATATGGGAATCAGTTTTGAATATCAAGATTTCTTTGCTCCTGTTAATGAAATTAAAGGTGTTCATTGCATTGACATCTCCATTGCTATAAAAGATAACCTGGAGGTAAAAATTACTGATATTAATACAAGTGAGTTCAAGCAAAATGAGAATATTCAAATTCAAGCAAATGAAATTTTAGATCTCAACTTTAATGCTGATCGCTTGCTAATTGATATCTCTTCATAA
- a CDS encoding DUF777 family protein, with product MNLNYEIYRMNSQMKGSALTQEEIKLWIYRNIFISRLGIIKSFNPSTQEGVVLLSGETDLEIKTRNISNMHFNLSEGESVILLQSSINLFNEDDDNYFDKNYFYILKPINMQNATIKVNDFAIDIQHPIDIKANNTSLKAVLEEIVSCLYNLRVTGQSVVDPSFYSNLTKITTKINMLLK from the coding sequence ATGAACTTGAATTATGAAATATACAGAATGAATAGCCAAATGAAAGGTTCAGCACTAACACAAGAAGAGATCAAACTATGGATTTACAGAAACATCTTTATCTCTAGGCTAGGAATAATTAAATCTTTCAACCCCTCTACACAAGAAGGTGTAGTTTTACTCTCTGGAGAGACAGATTTAGAGATTAAAACACGAAATATATCAAATATGCACTTTAATCTTAGCGAAGGTGAGAGTGTTATCCTTCTTCAAAGTAGTATTAACCTTTTTAATGAGGATGATGATAATTATTTTGATAAAAACTATTTCTATATTCTAAAGCCTATTAATATGCAAAATGCTACTATCAAAGTTAATGACTTTGCAATTGACATACAACACCCAATAGACATTAAAGCTAATAATACAAGTTTAAAGGCAGTACTAGAAGAGATTGTCTCTTGTCTATACAATTTAAGGGTTACTGGACAATCAGTCGTTGATCCTAGTTTTTACAGTAATCTTACAAAGATTACAACTAAGATAAATATGTTACTTAAATAG
- a CDS encoding DUF693 family protein, which yields MDLRLIKYDFKIEFYNLSQTSTSEEKPKIIIKTEDGIHIDISISDIYSSNNYVCAKRSKLTLWNLSLDFTRNVNEGDIVKIFYKKFADSRDYDFIMSGYLGVPMSTDYDTGDFSVDLEVHLSTKSNYFNRKLDINQFQGMSVENAISIAFPNRHIINMSYADRTKIIDESFCANTPLEFIEKITKKYVQSVRTDIIPKDQRQIIKESTLGLEHVECNYIFTNATPEAGHTNYLLLEDFGLHFIPQQEIAIGSTRNIRLIYWNAKIMYTHKLKVGDRVKFLDSLGSEVKSSIIETSAALSNTGECSLTLKLYDDSNYLNIKGEAK from the coding sequence ATGGATCTCAGGCTTATCAAATACGACTTTAAAATCGAATTTTATAACCTAAGTCAAACTAGCACATCAGAAGAAAAACCTAAAATCATAATTAAAACTGAAGACGGTATACACATTGACATATCAATATCTGATATTTACTCAAGCAATAATTATGTGTGTGCAAAGAGAAGCAAGCTAACTCTTTGGAACTTATCTCTTGATTTTACTCGTAATGTAAATGAAGGAGATATTGTAAAGATATTTTATAAAAAATTTGCTGACTCTAGAGATTATGATTTTATTATGTCAGGGTATTTAGGTGTTCCTATGAGTACTGATTATGATACTGGTGATTTTAGTGTTGATCTTGAAGTTCATCTGTCAACAAAAAGTAATTATTTCAATCGCAAACTTGACATAAATCAATTTCAAGGCATGAGTGTAGAGAATGCCATCTCTATAGCATTTCCTAATAGACATATAATCAATATGAGTTATGCTGATAGAACAAAAATTATAGATGAGAGTTTTTGTGCAAATACTCCTCTTGAGTTTATTGAAAAGATAACTAAAAAGTATGTTCAAAGTGTTAGAACAGATATTATACCTAAAGATCAAAGACAAATTATTAAAGAATCAACTCTAGGACTTGAGCATGTTGAGTGTAATTATATCTTTACTAACGCAACACCTGAAGCTGGACATACAAATTATTTACTACTTGAAGATTTTGGTCTTCACTTTATCCCGCAACAAGAAATTGCTATCGGAAGTACCCGCAATATAAGACTTATATATTGGAATGCCAAGATTATGTATACACACAAACTAAAAGTTGGTGATAGGGTCAAATTTCTAGACTCTCTGGGGAGTGAAGTTAAGAGTAGCATTATAGAGACTAGTGCTGCTTTAAGCAATACTGGTGAGTGCTCACTTACCTTGAAGCTTTATGATGACTCTAATTATTTAAATATCAAAGGAGAAGCTAAATAA
- a CDS encoding DUF792 family protein, translated as MISQFTTDFTYKYKDTAPLKATLDPLNLTPSQITNILKETFNEISTVFMAYNFLSLCPRMDFKGLGYVPQGFFILPKSELISTTYTTTCSKRPVIDYYTRKAEYVSYNPTFTGEVITLNNAVLTSAYKELLNFSTSTAFGKLIFPHTSNLAKQQLVNRVQESVPFSLYSPTLGFRSIVAITSLTLKDTVYLDEVEISLTLEVLKTFNVYKG; from the coding sequence ATGATATCACAATTTACAACTGATTTTACTTATAAATACAAAGACACAGCACCCCTAAAGGCAACCCTAGACCCTTTAAATCTTACACCATCACAAATAACAAATATTCTTAAAGAAACATTTAATGAAATCTCTACTGTGTTTATGGCATATAATTTCTTAAGTTTATGTCCAAGGATGGACTTTAAAGGACTTGGATATGTCCCTCAAGGGTTCTTCATTTTACCTAAAAGTGAACTAATTAGCACAACTTACACCACAACATGTTCAAAACGTCCTGTAATTGACTATTATACACGTAAAGCTGAATATGTAAGCTACAATCCAACTTTTACTGGCGAAGTTATCACACTAAATAATGCTGTATTAACTAGTGCTTATAAGGAACTGCTTAATTTTTCAACCAGTACGGCTTTTGGAAAGTTAATTTTTCCTCATACTAGTAATTTAGCAAAACAACAACTGGTTAACAGAGTGCAAGAGAGTGTACCATTTAGCCTCTACAGCCCAACTCTAGGGTTTAGAAGCATAGTTGCAATTACATCTCTTACCCTTAAAGACACAGTATACCTTGATGAGGTTGAAATTAGTCTCACATTAGAAGTTCTTAAAACATTTAATGTATATAAAGGATAA
- a CDS encoding DUF759 family protein has translation MNTTKFTIKFKGVLDHASTRKSLESDISKLERLIKPKRSHLKSTKDILKHNLYEKKRELSKQNKYERLREGVEKFRLSETKKLIKLGYTFENARRKAFKHSLMSTKELRRLEYEDLKRGGHKEIALNKTVQSSILKGASILKIAAGTALGNAVSSGASGIFSYAKKSLEDNAKLSKTHSITSKVFTEGEKKSLSGMLKGISGFERDLEREDFLNLAGIIRKELVFLGQNNESNLKKAVEFAAKLKSTGVVDDTNSATKAVVEFLQGKSGPLYDIMSSFKEFTGKYNERAAMEYDILAPGQALDYRSHKLKEVINDWNSLKFPTYSSSSEEAKSSLEKLNDTGSKLTAKVLEPLVTSLNKILDWALTFNFQTHVTDPLIKGIKSIFFSRRINCKT, from the coding sequence ATGAACACAACAAAATTTACAATTAAATTTAAAGGTGTACTTGATCACGCATCAACTCGCAAATCTTTAGAGAGCGACATTTCTAAACTAGAACGTTTAATTAAACCTAAGCGATCACATCTAAAGAGTACTAAGGATATATTAAAACACAATTTATATGAGAAGAAACGTGAACTATCTAAACAAAACAAATATGAACGTTTAAGGGAGGGTGTAGAAAAGTTTAGACTCAGTGAGACTAAAAAACTCATTAAGCTTGGATACACATTTGAAAACGCTAGGCGAAAAGCATTCAAGCATTCCTTAATGTCAACTAAAGAGCTAAGACGACTAGAATATGAAGATTTGAAACGTGGAGGGCACAAAGAAATAGCACTTAACAAAACCGTTCAAAGTAGTATTCTTAAAGGCGCTAGTATTTTAAAAATCGCTGCTGGGACTGCTCTTGGAAATGCTGTTAGTAGTGGTGCTTCGGGAATATTTAGTTATGCTAAGAAATCTTTAGAAGACAATGCAAAATTAAGTAAAACACATTCAATTACTTCAAAAGTATTTACAGAAGGTGAGAAGAAATCACTAAGTGGTATGCTTAAAGGAATTTCCGGATTTGAAAGGGATTTAGAGAGAGAAGATTTCCTAAACTTGGCTGGGATAATTAGAAAAGAACTTGTATTTTTAGGTCAAAACAATGAAAGTAATCTTAAAAAGGCAGTAGAATTTGCTGCAAAGCTTAAATCTACTGGGGTTGTTGATGATACTAACTCGGCTACCAAAGCAGTAGTAGAATTCTTGCAAGGTAAAAGCGGTCCTCTTTATGACATTATGAGCTCATTTAAAGAGTTTACTGGTAAATATAATGAACGAGCCGCAATGGAATATGACATACTAGCACCAGGCCAGGCCCTTGATTACAGAAGTCATAAACTAAAGGAAGTAATTAACGATTGGAACTCACTTAAATTTCCTACTTACTCAAGCTCGAGCGAAGAGGCTAAAAGTAGCTTAGAAAAGCTTAATGACACAGGTTCAAAACTTACTGCCAAGGTATTAGAACCGTTAGTTACTTCTTTAAACAAAATACTCGATTGGGCTTTAACGTTTAATTTTCAAACACATGTTACCGACCCTTTAATAAAGGGCATTAAAAGTATTTTTTTCTCTAGACGCATTAATTGCAAGACTTAA
- a CDS encoding DUF1322 family protein: MKSSSNEYIQVLHETKLEYFKLLEEIKQNKYFFPIIMGVCTLNDVKTLNYKDLMEVNKISELKLEKQIFEMFLSKGVL, encoded by the coding sequence AGTAATGAGTATATACAAGTATTACATGAAACTAAGCTTGAATATTTTAAGCTACTTGAAGAGATAAAACAAAACAAATATTTCTTTCCAATTATCATGGGTGTTTGCACTTTAAATGACGTCAAAACACTAAATTATAAAGATTTAATGGAAGTTAACAAAATATCTGAACTTAAACTTGAAAAGCAAATATTTGAAATGTTCCTTAGTAAAGGTGTATTATGA